In one window of Bemisia tabaci chromosome 4, PGI_BMITA_v3 DNA:
- the snu gene encoding ABC transporter G family member 20 isoform X3, producing the protein MVDSPDVITMDPRNGIVNPAFQPPSLMSQQSTDWTRRQQAVSVRHAFKHYGSKKNPNHVLSNLNMTVGKGTIYGLLGASGCGKTTLLSCIVGRRRLNTGEIYVLGGKPGTKGSGVPGKRVGYMPQEIALYGEFSIAETMKYFGWIFGMETSEINDRLQFLLNFLDLPSQSRLVKNLSGGQQRRVSFAVALMHDPELLILDEPTVGVDPLLRQSIWNHLVQITKDGNKTVIITTHYIEEARQAHTIGLMRSGRLLAEESPQVLLSMYGCQSLEEVFLKLSRNQGNDNTNIPEINMSNNISLATLGWGKKDVYVSEESGVIGLNFHQSKEILIQDQSNGHYDVNGKKMEMMGEPAADCDDCSACCNLTTKGKTRALLQKNFLRMWRNVGVMLFIFVLPVMQVILFCLAIGRDPTGLHLAIVNHEMDFNSSYCPINTNCTFSYLSCRYLNSLPNDTIIQDHYRDVESAIQAVKVGDAWGALYFTDNFTDALVARMVLGRDADTETLDQSEIRVWLDMSNQQIGLMLNRDLQISYRDFAQDLLTSCDQNPKLADIPIQFKEPIYGSNDPSFTDFVAPGVILTIVFFLAVALTSSALIIERMEGLLDRSWVAGVTPLEILFSHVITQFVVMVGQTALVLIFMIAVFGVECKGNLVLVVILTILQGLCGMCFGFVISAICELERNAIQLALGSFYPTLLLSGVIWPVEGMPIILRYISLCLPLTMATTSLRSILTRGWNLLEPDVYMGFISTITWIILFLSVSMAVLKFKRG; encoded by the exons ATACGGGCTATTAGGTGCCAGTGGTTGTGGTAAAACGACACTTCTCAGCTGTATAGTCGGACGACGGCGATTAAACACGGGAGAAATCTATGTTTTAGGAGGCAAACCCGGCACGAAAGGGAGTGGCGTCCCCGGAAAAAGGGTCGGCTACATGCCTCAG GAGATAGCCTTATACGGAGAATTTTCAATTGCGGAAACAATGAAATACTTCGGGTGGATTTTTGGCATGGAAACTTCAGAAATCAACGACAGACTTCAATTTTTGCTCAATTTCCTAGATTTACCCAGTCAATCCCGGCTCGTCAAAAACCTCAG tGGTGGTCAACAAAGGCGAGTGTCATTCGCTGTTGCCCTCATGCACGATCCAGAACTGCTTATTTTAGACGAGCCTACAGTCGGTGTTGATCCACTTCTTAGGCAAAG TATATGGAACCATCTCGTGCAAATCACGAAGGATGGAAACAAAACCGTCATCATCACGACGCATTACATCGAAGAGGCCAGACAAGCGCATACG ATCGGTCTGATGCGTAGCGGTCGCTTGTTGGCTGAGGAATCGCCGCAAGTGTTGCTCTCTATGTACGGTTGCCAAAGTCTTGAGGAGGTCTTCTTGAAACTGAGTAGGAACCAAGGAAATGACAACACTAACATTCCAGAAATCAACATGTCAAATAACATCTCACTC GCCACTCTTGGGTGGGGGAAAAAGGATGTTTACGTGTCTGAAGAGAGCGGTGTCATTGGCCTCAACTTCCACCAATCGAAAGAGATTTTAATTCAAGACCAGTCAAATGGACACTATGAT GTGAACGGTAAGAAAATGGAAATGATGGGAGAACCGGCTGCTGACTGTGATGACTGCTCAGCCTGCTGCAATCTAACAACAAAGGGGAAAACTCGAGCTCTGTTGCAGAAAAATTTCCTCAGGATGTGGAGAAACGTTGG agttatgcttttcatttttgttttaccTGTGATGCAAGTCATTCTTTTCTGTCTGGCTATTGGAAGAGATCCAACTGGACTTCATTTGGCCATAGTTAATCATGAAATGGACTTTAATAGCTCATACTGCCCAATTAACACCAATTGCACATTTAGCTATCTAAGTTGTCGTTACCTGAACTCTTTACCGAATGATACAATAATACAG GATCACTATCGAGACGTGGAAAGTGCAATACAAGCAGTGAAAGTCGGGGACGCATGGGGAGCACTGTATTTCACGGATAATTTCACAGATGCCCTTGTAGCTAGAATGGTGCTTGGCCGTGATGCAGACACAGAGACACTGGATCAAAGTGAAATCAGAGTCTGGCTGGATATGTCAA ATCAACAAATTGGACTCATGCTGAACCGTGATCTGCAAATATCTTACAGAGATTTTGCACAAGATTTATTGACATCATGCGATCAGAATCCCAAGCTAGCTGATATTCCAATTCAA TTTAAAGAACCTATTTATGGAAGTAACGACCCAAGTTTCACTGACTTCGTCGCTCCTGGTGTTATTCTGAC AATCGTTTTCTTCTTGGCCGTTGCTTTGACATCTTCAGCTCTCATTATTGAGCGAATGGAGGGGCTCCTAGACAGAAGTTGGGTTGCAG gaGTTACCCCACTTGAGATTTTGTTCTCTCACGTCATCACACAGTTTGTAGTCATGGTTGGACAAACTGCTctagttttaattttcatgatagCTGTCTTTGGGGTTGAATGCAAAGGAAACCTTGTCCTGGTTGTTATTTTAACTATTCTTCAAGGTTTATGTGGCATGTGCTTCG GTTTTGTCATCTCAGCAATTTGTGAACTAGAGAGAAATGCAATTCAATTAGCTCTGGGTAGCTTCTATCCAACTCTTTTACTCAGTG GAGTTATCTGGCCTGTAGAAGGAATGCCAATTATTTTACGGTACATCAGTTTATGTCTGCCACTCACAATGGCGACAACATCGCTGAGGAGTATCCTCACACGTGGTTGGAACCTCCTTGAACCTGATGTTTACATGGGCTTCATTTCGACCATCACCTGGATTATTCTCTTCTTATCTGTTTCCATGGCAGTTCTGAAATTCAAGAGAGGTTAG